One window of Serinus canaria isolate serCan28SL12 chromosome 3, serCan2020, whole genome shotgun sequence genomic DNA carries:
- the BCLAF1 gene encoding bcl-2-associated transcription factor 1 isoform X2, which produces MGRSNSRSHSSRSKSRSQSSSRSRSRSHSRKKRYSSRSRSRTYSRSRSRDRVYSRDYRRDYRNNRGMRRPYGYRGRGRGYYQGGGGRYHRGGYRPVWNRRHSRSPRRGRSRSRSPKRRSVSSQRSRSRSRRSYRSSRSPRSSSSRSSSPYSKSPVSSKRRASLEKQAKKTEGAPLQDSPLKNKSQDEQKDTFEHDPSESLDDFNKSSAASGDIWPGLSAYDNSPRSPHSPSIATPPSQSSSCSDAPLLSTAHSAKDTPQHSHSIQHSPERSGSGSLGNGSSRYSPSQNSPLHHIPSRRSPAKTIPSQSAPREEARVRSFYPEGGEQETAKGGKFMKRYTDEESRVYLLDRGNTREKEAQKERGSEKGRTEGEREWEEQETLDFFVDKETGKEKFNDSEGEDTEETEDYRQFRKSVLADQGKNFPTASHRNTEEEGTKYKSKISIKGNRESDGFRDEKSYKLKETGYVVERPSATKDKHKEEDKSSERLMMKKETQSPEQVKSEKLKELFDYSPPLHKNLDAREKSTFREESPLRIKMIASDSHRPEVKLKMAPVPLDDSNRPASLTKDRLLASTLVHSVKKEQEFRSIFDHIKLPQASKSTSESFIQHIVSLVHHVKEQYFKSAGMTLNERFTAYQKATEEHCTRQKSPEIHRRIDISPSTLRKHTRLTGEERVFKEESQKGDKKLRCDSADLRHDIDRRRKERSKERGDSKGSRESSGSRKQEKTPKDYKDYKSYKDDSKQKRDQDRARSSPSSSPSSSSSSSREEKDCKKERDEEFKTHHEQKEYSGFAGVNRPRGTFHDDRDDGVDYWAKRGRGRGTFQRGRGRFNFKKSGSSPKWTHDKYQGDGIVEDEEETIENNEEKDRRKEEKE; this is translated from the exons ATGGGTCGATCTAATTCTAGATCGCATTCATCAAGATCGAAGTCCAGATCTCAGTCCAGCTCTAGGTCAAGATCCAGATCACATTCAAGAAAAAAGAGATACAG ttccAGGTCTCGGTCAAGGACGTATTCCCGATCTCGGAGCAGAGATCGTGTTTATTCTAGAGATTATCGCAGAGATTACAGAAATAATAGAGGAATGAGACGTCCCTATGGTTACAGAGGAAGAGGTAGAGGGTATTACCAAGGAGGAGGTGGTAGATACCATCGTGGAGGTTATAGGCCTGTCTGGAACCGAAGACACTCCAGAAGCCCTAGGCGTGGCCGCTCCCGTTCCAGAAGTCCAAAACGAAGGTCGGTGTCTTCCCAGAGGTCCCGGAGCAGGTCTCGTCGATCTTACAGATCTTCCAGGTCCCCGAGGTCCTCTTCATCTCGTTCTTCATCCCCATACAGCAAATCACCCGTCTCTTCCAAAAGACGCGCATCTCTGGAAAAGCAGGCAAAGAAAACTGAAGGGGCTCCTTTGCAAGACAGTcccttgaaaaataaatcacaagaTGAACAGAAAGATACATTTGAACACGACCCATCAGAGTCTCTTGACGACTTTAACAAATCATCAGCAGCTTCTGGCGACATCTGGCCTGGCCTTTCAGCGTATGATAACAGTCCAAGGTCACCCCATAGTCCTTCTATTGCCACCCCACCTAGTCAGAGTTCATCTTGCTCTGATGCCCCTCTGCTTAGCACAGCCCACTCAGCAAAGGACACACCTCAGCATTCCCATTCCATTCAGCATAGTCCTGAGAGATCTGGCTCTGGTTCTCTTGGAAATGGTTCTAGCCGCTATAGTCCTTCTCAGAATAGCCCATTGCATCATATCCCTTCGAGGAGAAGCCCTGCAAAGACAATCCCATCACAGAGTGCCCCCCGTGAGGAGGCTCGAGTGCGGTCGTTTTATCCTGAGGGTGGTGAACAGGAAACTGCAAAAGGTGGAAAGTTTATGAAAAG GTACACAGATGAAGAGTCTAGAGTATACCTGCTTGATAGGGGTAATACCAGGGAGAAGGAGGCCCAGAAGGAGAGAGGATCAGAAAAAGGGAGgacagagggagaaagggaatgGGAGGAACAGGAAACTTTAGATTTTTTCGTTGATAAAGAGACTGGGAAGGAAAAGTTTAATGACTCTGAAGGGGAGGACACAGAGGAGACAGAGGATTACAGACAGTTCAGAAAATCTGTCCTGGCAGATCAGGGTAAAAATTTTCCTACTGCATCTCATCGGAATACTGAGGAGGAAGGAACCAAGTACAAATCTAAAATATCAATCAAGGGCAATAGAGAGAGCGATGGATTTAGAGATGAGAAAAGTTATAAGCTTAAAGAGACTGGCTATGTAGTGGAAAGGCCTAGTGCAACAAAAGATAAGcacaaggaagaagacaagagTTCTGAGAGACTAATGATGAAGAAAGAAACTCAGTCACCTGAGCAGGTAAAGTCTGAAAAGCTCAAAGAACTCTTTGATTACAGTCCTCCTCTACACAAGAATCTGGATGCGAGAGAAAAATCCACCTTCAGAGAGGAGAGCCCACTTAGGATCAAAATGATAGCCAGTGACTCCCATCGTCCTGAAGTTAAACTCAAAATGGCACCAGTACCCCTTGATGATTCCAATAG ACCTGCTTCCTTGACTAAAGACAGGCTGCTTGCTAGCACACTTGTCCATTCCGTCAAGAAGGAGCAAGAGTTCCGATCCATCTTTGACCACATTAAGTTGCCACAGGCCAGCAAAAGCACATCAGAGTCATTTATTCAGCACATTGTGTCCTTGGTTCACCATGTCAAAG AGCAATACTTCAAGTCGGCTGGAATGACGCTAAATGAGAGATTCACTGCGTATCAAAAAGCAACTGAAGAGCACTGCACCCGACAAAAGAGCCCAGAAATACATAG gAGGATTGACATCTCTCCAAGTACCCTGAGGAAGCATACCCGTTTAACAGGTGAAGAGAGAGTCTTTAAGGAAGAAAGTCAAAAA gGAGATAAAAAATTAAGGTGTGATTCTGCTGATCTTCGACATGACATTGACCGACGTAGAAAAGAACGAAGTAAAGAACGAGGAGACTCAAAGGGTTCCAGGGAATCCAGTGGGTcaagaaagcaagagaaaactCCAAAAGATTACAAGGATTACAAATCTTACAAAGATGACAG taaacaAAAAAGAGACCAAGACCGTGCTCGGTCCTCCCCATCTTCCTCCCCATCTTCTTCCTCATCCAGTTCTCGAGAAGAAAAGGAttgcaagaaagaaagagatgaaGAGTTCAAAACCCACCATGAACAGAAAGAATACTCTGGTTTTGCAGGAGTCAACAGGCCAAGAGGCACCTTT